A section of the Pedobacter sp. HDW13 genome encodes:
- a CDS encoding TlpA disulfide reductase family protein — protein MKKILFSAIALLPLAALAQKPFTVTGYIKGLKDGDKIYLIYRADDKSVTDSVTVDKGTFIFRGTLVDPTAGNLFLNKNPYVNRPAKGEILDYTSLFLECADIKIIGTDSIKTAAISGSVINDDSKKLKALTKPVDDQINAINVEYSKLTPEQQKDPKVKEDAMSRYEKATASLTPILLGYASSNPKSYISLTALNQLASDPDQVLAAEKAFNGLSPELKASTTGKKIAAIFETSRKTAVGAMAMDFTQNDANGKPVKLSDFKGKYVLVDFWASWCGPCRQENPNVVVAYNKFKDKGFTVLGVSLDRPGKKDAWLKAIADDKLTWTHVSDLKFWDNEVARMYGIQSIPANFLIDPNGKIIAKGLREQALQDKLQELLGSKSK, from the coding sequence ATGAAAAAAATATTATTCTCTGCTATAGCTTTATTGCCGCTGGCAGCCTTGGCGCAAAAGCCGTTTACTGTTACAGGTTATATTAAAGGACTGAAAGATGGCGATAAGATATACCTGATTTACCGTGCGGATGATAAATCAGTAACAGATTCAGTAACGGTTGACAAAGGTACTTTTATATTTAGAGGTACTTTAGTGGATCCAACTGCCGGAAACCTATTTCTTAACAAAAATCCCTACGTTAACCGTCCGGCAAAAGGCGAGATACTTGATTATACCTCCCTTTTTCTTGAATGTGCTGACATCAAGATAATCGGCACAGATTCGATCAAAACCGCAGCGATCAGTGGATCGGTGATCAATGATGACAGCAAAAAATTAAAGGCCCTGACCAAGCCTGTTGATGATCAGATCAACGCCATTAATGTAGAGTATTCGAAACTTACGCCAGAGCAGCAAAAAGATCCCAAAGTAAAGGAAGATGCCATGAGCCGTTACGAAAAAGCTACAGCAAGTTTAACACCTATACTTTTGGGTTATGCCAGCAGCAACCCCAAATCTTACATCAGCTTAACTGCACTTAACCAGTTGGCTTCAGACCCAGATCAGGTATTGGCTGCAGAAAAAGCTTTTAATGGATTATCTCCTGAGCTAAAAGCAAGTACAACCGGTAAAAAAATAGCCGCAATTTTCGAAACGAGCAGAAAAACTGCTGTAGGTGCAATGGCTATGGATTTTACCCAAAATGATGCAAACGGTAAACCTGTAAAACTTTCTGATTTTAAAGGCAAATATGTACTGGTTGATTTCTGGGCTTCATGGTGCGGTCCATGCCGTCAGGAAAACCCGAATGTAGTTGTAGCATACAATAAATTTAAAGATAAAGGCTTTACCGTATTGGGTGTTTCTTTAGATCGTCCGGGTAAAAAAGATGCTTGGTTAAAAGCCATTGCTGATGATAAATTAACCTGGACACATGTTTCGGACTTAAAATTCTGGGATAATGAAGTAGCCAGAATGTACGGCATCCAATCTATCCCGGCCAACTTTTTAATTGATCCAAACGGAAAAATTATAGCCAAAGGACTAAGAGAGCAAGCTTTACAAGATAAACTTCAGGAGTTATTGGGAAGTAAATCGAAATAA
- a CDS encoding formimidoylglutamase, with protein sequence MSLTDFFSPINADSFTPKQGFFTSQLGLKAQIYTESFPDFEENTYDLAIFGVLDGRGAVNNEGTALAPDYFREKFYRLNEGAFTSRIVDLGNIKHGATIADTYIAIKMVVSELIKMNIIPIIIGGGQDLTYAQYLGYEDLEQKVDLVIIDNQFDIGDDDHEGIATRSDCYLNKIFLHQPNYLFNFSNVGYQTYFVNQESLSVMDKLYFDVHRLGEFAQDIMLTEPIIRNANMISFDIGAIRSADAAANANTTPNGFDGEEACRLARYAGMNDKLTSIGFYEFNPAYDNNGQTAFLLAQMVWYFVDGFYARKKDFPLTPKSQFIIYRTSLKDGSGEMTFVKSKKSDRWWMQVPYPSGQSKNERYHLVPCRYDDYQTAVNGEMPDLWWRTYQKLN encoded by the coding sequence ATGTCATTAACGGATTTTTTTTCGCCCATAAACGCCGATAGTTTTACACCAAAACAAGGATTTTTTACAAGTCAGCTGGGTTTAAAAGCGCAAATTTATACCGAATCGTTCCCTGATTTTGAAGAGAACACTTACGATCTGGCCATTTTTGGCGTACTCGATGGTCGTGGTGCAGTAAACAACGAAGGTACTGCCTTGGCACCCGATTATTTCAGAGAGAAATTTTACCGCCTTAACGAAGGAGCTTTTACCAGCCGTATTGTTGATTTAGGCAATATTAAACATGGCGCAACCATTGCCGACACTTACATTGCGATTAAAATGGTAGTTTCGGAGCTCATCAAAATGAATATTATCCCGATCATTATTGGTGGCGGACAGGATTTAACCTACGCACAATATTTAGGCTACGAGGATCTGGAACAAAAGGTAGACCTGGTTATTATCGACAACCAGTTTGATATTGGCGATGATGACCATGAAGGGATTGCTACCCGTTCTGACTGTTATCTGAACAAGATTTTTTTACACCAGCCCAATTATCTCTTCAACTTTAGCAATGTGGGTTACCAAACCTATTTTGTAAACCAGGAGAGTTTAAGTGTAATGGACAAGCTCTATTTTGATGTACACCGCCTTGGCGAGTTTGCACAGGATATTATGCTAACCGAACCGATTATCCGCAACGCCAACATGATCAGTTTTGATATAGGTGCTATCCGTTCGGCCGATGCCGCAGCCAATGCCAACACCACACCAAATGGTTTTGATGGCGAGGAAGCCTGCAGACTGGCACGCTATGCCGGTATGAACGATAAATTAACCTCAATCGGTTTTTACGAATTTAACCCTGCTTACGATAATAACGGACAAACCGCTTTTTTACTGGCACAAATGGTTTGGTATTTTGTTGATGGATTTTATGCCCGCAAAAAGGATTTCCCGCTTACGCCAAAATCGCAATTTATTATTTACAGAACGAGTTTGAAAGATGGCTCGGGCGAAATGACCTTTGTTAAAAGTAAAAAATCAGACCGCTGGTGGATGCAGGTTCCTTATCCATCAGGCCAATCTAAAAATGAGCGTTATCATTTGGTACCTTGTCGCTATGATGATTACCAAACCGCAGTTAATGGCGAAATGCCCGATTTATGGTGGCGTACCTATCAAAAATTAAACTGA
- a CDS encoding NAD-dependent epimerase/dehydratase family protein, whose translation MILVTGGTGFLGSELIKQLTNKGLAVRALKRAQSKIPALIGNNPLIEWFDADINETAALEDAFEGITKVYHCAAFVSLNSKHKKQLFHVNIDGTSNIVNLCAENNCRLLHVSSIAALGNAKKDNKITEKDFWEYDAQAHAYGLSKYEGEMEVWRGITEGLDAVIVNPSVIIGKNAGFEGSGAIFKLVKDGFSFYTDGASGFVDVEDVAKAMILLMEAEVSGERYIISADDYHYKDLFSDIAKGFSVKAPTKEAKPWMLGLAWRALKFVSLFTGKQPSITKDTAKSSVTLSYYNNNKIIAETGIKFKPVAQSIQEITQHLK comes from the coding sequence ATGATACTGGTAACCGGAGGCACGGGATTTTTAGGATCTGAACTGATTAAACAATTAACCAATAAAGGTTTAGCTGTTCGGGCGTTAAAGCGGGCGCAATCTAAAATACCAGCTTTAATTGGTAATAACCCGCTAATAGAGTGGTTTGATGCCGATATTAACGAAACTGCAGCGCTCGAAGATGCATTTGAAGGGATTACAAAAGTTTATCACTGTGCGGCATTTGTATCTTTAAATTCTAAACACAAGAAACAGCTTTTTCATGTCAACATTGATGGCACGTCGAATATTGTAAACCTTTGTGCCGAAAATAATTGTCGCTTATTGCATGTTAGCTCTATTGCGGCGCTGGGTAATGCAAAAAAAGATAATAAAATAACCGAAAAAGATTTTTGGGAATATGATGCTCAGGCGCATGCTTACGGCTTATCCAAATACGAAGGCGAAATGGAGGTTTGGCGTGGCATTACCGAAGGACTTGATGCCGTAATCGTTAATCCATCCGTTATTATTGGTAAAAATGCCGGTTTTGAAGGAAGCGGGGCTATTTTCAAACTGGTAAAAGATGGTTTTTCTTTCTATACTGATGGAGCATCGGGCTTTGTTGATGTTGAAGATGTAGCCAAAGCCATGATTTTGTTGATGGAAGCCGAAGTTTCGGGCGAACGTTATATTATTTCGGCTGATGACTATCATTATAAAGATCTTTTTAGTGATATAGCCAAAGGCTTTTCGGTTAAAGCACCAACCAAAGAAGCTAAACCTTGGATGTTGGGACTGGCCTGGAGGGCACTCAAATTTGTTTCTCTTTTTACCGGTAAGCAGCCTTCAATTACGAAAGACACGGCCAAAAGCAGCGTAACATTAAGTTATTACAACAATAATAAGATTATAGCGGAAACTGGTATCAAATTTAAACCAGTAGCCCAAAGCATACAGGAAATTACCCAACACTTAAAATAA
- a CDS encoding HAD-IB family phosphatase — protein sequence MPKQKAYYIIDFDSTFTQVEALDELARISLKNHPDKEAIFQKIEDYTNFAMEGKMSFSESLAQRVKLLEANEDHLKQLIKHLKKKVSTSFSRNAAFFKKHSDDVLIVSGGFKEFITPVVSQYHIKKENIYANTFVTTGDGKIIDYDHANPLSEEGGKVKLLQHLKLEGELFGIGDGYSDFQLRESGLINKFFAFTENIARESIVAKADHVTPSFDEFLYVNNLPRAISYPKNRILCLVIGDVDPLTISILKNDGLSIRHKATFEEKYVKDVGIILLADGEKLTKEQLKNAVKLKTIGYLGNAKNKIDLDLCTKQGIVVFDDQKNNPRNLDFIPKRVTDFMNTGATYLSSNFPNLQLPKIDKSHRLIHIHKNVPGIMAKINTVFAKHDINIVGQFLMTNTEIGYAITDINTEYDKQLFKSLKKIEHTIKFRVLY from the coding sequence ATGCCCAAACAAAAAGCTTATTACATTATCGATTTCGATAGTACTTTTACGCAGGTAGAAGCACTTGATGAACTCGCGAGGATCTCTTTAAAGAACCACCCAGACAAAGAGGCCATTTTCCAAAAAATTGAAGACTATACCAACTTTGCCATGGAAGGCAAAATGTCTTTCTCTGAAAGTTTGGCTCAGCGTGTTAAACTTCTTGAAGCCAATGAAGATCACCTGAAACAGTTGATTAAACATTTAAAAAAGAAGGTGTCTACTTCTTTTTCGCGTAATGCAGCTTTTTTTAAAAAACACAGCGATGATGTTTTGATCGTTTCCGGAGGATTTAAAGAGTTTATTACGCCTGTGGTGAGCCAGTACCATATTAAAAAGGAAAACATTTATGCCAATACTTTTGTAACCACCGGCGATGGAAAAATTATCGATTACGACCATGCCAATCCTTTAAGTGAAGAAGGAGGAAAAGTAAAACTGCTTCAACATTTAAAACTGGAAGGCGAATTATTTGGTATAGGGGATGGATATTCTGATTTTCAGCTGCGCGAGAGTGGCTTAATTAATAAGTTTTTTGCTTTTACAGAGAATATTGCCCGCGAAAGCATTGTGGCAAAAGCAGACCACGTTACGCCGAGCTTTGATGAGTTTTTGTACGTAAACAATTTACCCCGCGCCATTTCTTATCCAAAAAACAGGATTCTTTGCCTGGTAATTGGTGATGTTGATCCTTTAACCATTTCGATCCTTAAAAATGATGGCTTGTCTATCAGGCACAAAGCTACTTTCGAAGAGAAATATGTTAAAGATGTGGGGATTATCCTTTTGGCAGACGGTGAAAAGCTAACCAAAGAGCAATTAAAAAATGCAGTTAAGCTTAAAACGATAGGTTATTTAGGTAATGCGAAAAATAAGATCGATTTGGATCTATGTACCAAACAAGGCATAGTAGTTTTTGACGATCAGAAGAATAACCCGCGTAACCTCGATTTTATCCCGAAAAGGGTAACCGATTTTATGAATACCGGTGCCACTTATTTAAGCAGCAACTTCCCGAATTTACAGTTGCCTAAAATTGATAAATCGCACCGTTTAATACACATCCATAAAAACGTTCCGGGTATTATGGCCAAAATCAATACGGTTTTTGCCAAGCACGATATTAATATTGTTGGCCAGTTTTTAATGACCAATACTGAAATTGGTTATGCCATTACCGATATCAATACCGAATACGATAAACAACTGTTCAAATCGCTTAAAAAGATTGAGCATACCATTAAGTTCAGGGTGCTTTATTAA
- a CDS encoding voltage-gated chloride channel family protein, giving the protein MPVKKLGEGFLLSFSHFIKKDFGLVLTSTIKWVLISLVLGSIIGSASALFLVSLNWATNYREQHLWIIAFLPLAGLLIGLAYYYWGTAVVKGNNLLIEELQSPKKIIPLIMAPLIYAGTIITHLFGGSAGREGTAVQIGGAFADQLTKIFKLKPRDRKIILICGISAGFASVFGTPLAGAVFGLEVFVVGSVMYGAILPSFITAVIADYACKAWGVGHTHYAIANVPEMNAINLFLSLGAGILFGLTARLFSAMNHGISKIFSKVNYPPLRPLIGGFILIALIYLIGNTRYIGLGIPVISAAFTQQEPYYTFAIKLFLTALTLGAGFKGGEVTPLFFIGATLGSFISLFIPLPYSLLAGMGFVAVFAGAANTPLACIFMGVELFGTSSGIYIALACVVAYLFSGHTGIYKSQAIGAPKHLLLKRHQFLK; this is encoded by the coding sequence ATGCCTGTTAAAAAATTAGGTGAGGGATTTCTTCTGTCTTTCAGCCATTTCATTAAAAAAGATTTTGGTTTAGTATTAACCAGCACGATAAAATGGGTGCTTATTTCGCTTGTACTTGGCAGTATTATCGGTTCTGCGTCGGCGTTGTTTCTTGTAAGCCTAAATTGGGCAACAAATTACCGCGAGCAGCACTTGTGGATTATTGCATTTTTGCCCCTTGCCGGTTTACTTATCGGCCTGGCTTATTATTATTGGGGTACAGCAGTTGTAAAAGGGAACAATCTGTTAATAGAAGAGCTTCAATCGCCTAAAAAGATTATTCCGTTGATTATGGCTCCCCTAATTTATGCTGGCACTATTATTACGCATTTGTTTGGCGGCTCGGCCGGCAGAGAAGGAACGGCAGTACAAATTGGCGGGGCATTTGCCGACCAGCTGACCAAAATATTTAAACTTAAACCCAGAGACCGGAAAATTATCCTCATTTGTGGCATCAGTGCCGGTTTCGCCTCTGTTTTTGGTACGCCATTGGCAGGAGCCGTTTTTGGTTTAGAGGTTTTTGTGGTAGGTTCGGTAATGTATGGTGCTATTTTGCCATCATTTATAACGGCCGTAATTGCCGATTATGCCTGTAAAGCCTGGGGAGTTGGGCACACACATTATGCCATTGCCAACGTGCCCGAAATGAACGCCATTAATTTATTCCTATCGCTAGGTGCCGGAATATTGTTTGGATTAACAGCACGTCTATTTTCCGCAATGAACCATGGCATATCAAAAATTTTCAGTAAGGTTAATTATCCTCCCCTGCGCCCGCTTATTGGTGGGTTTATTTTAATTGCACTTATTTACCTCATTGGTAACACCCGTTATATTGGCCTGGGTATTCCGGTTATATCAGCAGCTTTTACGCAACAAGAACCTTATTATACCTTTGCCATTAAATTATTTTTAACCGCATTAACACTGGGAGCTGGTTTTAAAGGTGGCGAGGTTACTCCCCTTTTCTTTATAGGCGCCACATTAGGCAGCTTTATCAGTTTGTTTATACCACTACCTTACAGCTTGTTAGCAGGAATGGGTTTTGTGGCTGTTTTTGCCGGTGCAGCCAATACACCTTTGGCGTGTATTTTTATGGGGGTAGAACTCTTTGGCACCTCATCCGGAATTTATATTGCCCTGGCTTGTGTTGTAGCTTATTTATTTTCCGGTCATACGGGTATTTACAAATCACAAGCTATCGGTGCTCCCAAACATTTATTGTTGAAGCGGCATCAGTTTTTGAAATAA
- a CDS encoding branched-chain amino acid aminotransferase — translation MTETLDIKITKADQTRLTVTDFSQLPFGKVFTDHMFTADFEDGEWKNLQILPYGPIPMSPAISALHYGQAIFEGLKAYRQPDGKISVFRADKNFERFNKSAARMSMPSIPEEIFMQGLAALIGVDEKWVPSQEDYALYIRPVMFAMDPYLGVKASDTYKFALLTTPTGPYYSSALKVKVETEYTRADDGGVGFAKTAGNYARSLYPFEQAKKEGFDQLIWTDSVTHEFIEEAGTANLLFVIDGKLVTPSVRSTVLDGVTRDTIIKLAKDAGVEVEERRVSVKEVIEGIESGSLTEAFAAGTAATVTHVGEMGYNGQTYKLTDPATRHISNGIAKKLNDIRYGLAPDEFDWNWVL, via the coding sequence ATGACCGAGACATTGGATATAAAAATCACCAAAGCAGATCAAACACGTTTGACTGTTACAGATTTTTCGCAATTACCGTTCGGTAAGGTTTTTACCGATCACATGTTTACTGCCGATTTTGAAGACGGCGAGTGGAAAAATTTACAGATTCTTCCTTATGGACCAATTCCGATGAGTCCGGCAATTTCTGCCCTTCATTACGGACAAGCCATTTTTGAAGGATTAAAGGCCTACCGTCAGCCTGATGGGAAAATTAGTGTCTTCCGTGCTGATAAAAATTTCGAACGCTTTAATAAATCAGCGGCAAGGATGTCTATGCCATCCATTCCTGAAGAAATTTTTATGCAAGGTTTGGCTGCATTAATCGGCGTTGATGAGAAATGGGTGCCATCTCAGGAAGATTACGCACTATATATCCGTCCGGTAATGTTTGCAATGGATCCTTATTTAGGAGTAAAAGCTTCTGATACGTATAAATTTGCACTTTTAACTACTCCAACAGGGCCATACTACAGTAGCGCTTTAAAGGTGAAGGTCGAAACTGAATATACACGTGCCGATGATGGTGGTGTTGGTTTTGCCAAAACTGCAGGTAACTATGCTCGTTCTTTATATCCTTTCGAACAAGCTAAAAAAGAAGGCTTTGATCAGTTAATCTGGACAGATTCAGTAACGCATGAATTTATTGAAGAAGCCGGAACAGCTAATTTACTTTTTGTAATAGATGGCAAACTGGTAACGCCTTCTGTTCGTAGTACTGTTTTAGATGGCGTTACACGAGATACCATTATCAAATTGGCTAAAGATGCTGGTGTTGAAGTAGAAGAGCGCAGGGTGTCGGTAAAAGAAGTAATTGAAGGTATTGAAAGCGGCTCGTTAACAGAAGCGTTTGCTGCCGGAACTGCTGCTACCGTAACGCATGTTGGTGAAATGGGCTACAATGGTCAGACTTATAAATTAACCGATCCAGCAACAAGACACATTTCAAACGGCATTGCTAAAAAATTAAACGATATACGTTATGGCTTAGCTCCAGATGAGTTTGACTGGAACTGGGTTTTATAA
- a CDS encoding DUF4920 domain-containing protein — MKKIILSISFCLFGAIAFAQTAYTGQKFGEEVKPGDVKPAAKMEAAMGNKKTAEMKIEGKVVDVCKKKGCWMTLEMPNGDPMRVTFKDYAFFMPKDIVGKNVVLDGLAKKQTISVETLRHYAEDAKKTPEEVAKITDPKKELAFEAKGVVILDK, encoded by the coding sequence ATGAAAAAGATTATTTTAAGCATTAGCTTCTGCCTGTTTGGTGCTATTGCATTTGCTCAAACGGCCTATACTGGTCAAAAATTTGGCGAAGAAGTTAAACCTGGTGATGTTAAACCTGCTGCAAAAATGGAAGCCGCAATGGGCAATAAGAAAACAGCTGAGATGAAAATAGAAGGAAAAGTGGTTGATGTATGCAAGAAAAAAGGATGCTGGATGACCTTAGAAATGCCAAATGGCGACCCCATGCGCGTAACCTTTAAAGATTATGCTTTTTTTATGCCAAAAGATATTGTAGGGAAAAATGTTGTTTTGGATGGCTTGGCTAAAAAACAGACCATTTCTGTCGAAACCTTACGTCATTACGCAGAAGATGCAAAAAAGACACCTGAAGAAGTTGCTAAAATTACCGACCCTAAAAAAGAACTGGCTTTTGAGGCTAAAGGCGTGGTGATACTTGATAAATAG
- the radA gene encoding DNA repair protein RadA, translating into MAKSKTAYFCQSCGYESAKWLGKCPSCNQWNTFVEEIVEKNPASVPTWKNDNTSRKLSKPSKVDEIQSSTERRILTGDKELDRVLGGGLVEGSLVLIGGEPGIGKSTLMLQLALNIKGKKLLYISGEESEQQIKMRAERIKESPSSDCYILTETSTQNIFKQIEILEPEILVVDSIQTLHSSHIDSTPGSVSQVRECTAELLRFAKETGVPVFLIGHITKDGAIAGPKILEHMVDTVLQFEGDRHHVYRILRSIKNRFGAAAELGIYEMQGSGLREVSNPSEILLSQRDEELSGIAIAATLEGARPMLIETQALVSTAAYGTPQRSATGFDTRRMNMLLAVLEKRCGFRLSTQDVFLNIAGGIRVEDPAIDLAVLIAIISSHQDIAVSSKNCFAAEVGLSGEIRAVNRIEQRIAEADKLGFETIYISKYNLKGVPVEKYNIEIKPVSKIEEVFGMVFG; encoded by the coding sequence TTGGCAAAATCAAAAACTGCATATTTCTGTCAGAGCTGTGGCTACGAATCGGCAAAATGGCTGGGTAAATGTCCATCGTGTAACCAGTGGAATACCTTTGTAGAAGAAATCGTAGAGAAGAACCCTGCATCGGTACCGACCTGGAAAAACGACAACACCAGCAGAAAGCTAAGCAAACCAAGTAAGGTAGATGAAATACAATCTTCTACCGAGCGGCGTATACTAACCGGAGATAAGGAACTTGACCGTGTTCTGGGCGGAGGCCTGGTAGAAGGGTCGCTGGTTTTAATTGGCGGTGAACCGGGTATAGGAAAATCGACTTTAATGTTGCAGCTGGCATTAAACATAAAAGGGAAAAAGTTACTTTATATCTCTGGCGAGGAAAGTGAGCAACAAATTAAAATGAGGGCCGAGCGGATTAAAGAAAGTCCTTCGTCTGATTGCTACATCCTGACCGAAACTTCAACCCAAAACATTTTTAAGCAGATTGAAATCCTTGAACCTGAAATTCTTGTGGTAGATTCGATCCAAACCCTGCACTCATCGCATATCGACTCAACACCGGGCAGTGTATCGCAGGTAAGAGAATGTACAGCCGAATTACTGCGTTTTGCAAAAGAAACAGGAGTGCCGGTATTTTTAATTGGCCACATTACCAAAGATGGCGCCATTGCAGGGCCGAAAATACTAGAACACATGGTTGATACCGTTTTACAGTTTGAAGGCGACAGACATCATGTTTATCGTATTCTGCGGTCGATTAAAAACAGGTTTGGAGCTGCAGCTGAACTGGGCATTTACGAAATGCAGGGAAGCGGGTTAAGAGAAGTTTCAAATCCATCAGAAATCTTACTCTCGCAACGCGATGAAGAATTAAGCGGAATAGCTATAGCGGCAACATTAGAAGGTGCACGGCCCATGCTTATAGAAACACAGGCGTTGGTTAGTACAGCAGCTTATGGCACCCCGCAGCGCTCCGCTACAGGGTTTGATACCAGGCGGATGAATATGCTGCTGGCGGTTTTAGAAAAACGTTGTGGTTTCAGGCTCAGTACCCAGGATGTTTTCTTAAATATTGCCGGAGGAATCAGGGTTGAAGATCCTGCAATCGATCTGGCCGTACTCATTGCTATTATTTCTTCACATCAGGATATTGCCGTTTCTTCAAAAAATTGTTTTGCAGCAGAGGTTGGTTTATCAGGTGAAATAAGAGCTGTTAACAGAATAGAACAACGCATTGCCGAAGCTGATAAACTAGGTTTTGAAACCATTTACATCTCCAAATACAACCTAAAAGGCGTACCAGTTGAAAAGTACAACATCGAAATTAAACCTGTTAGTAAAATTGAGGAGGTTTTCGGAATGGTATTCGGGTAA
- a CDS encoding Rne/Rng family ribonuclease codes for MVKELIINSTPAGVTIALIEDKQLVELHKEQINNNYAVGDIYLGRIKKIMPGLNAAFVDVGYEKDAFLHYFDLGPQVQSLIKLTKIKRNGSVTGTLLDNLKLEADINKAGKISDVLSKNMLLPVQIAKEPISTKGPRLSSDLSIAGRYVVLVPFSNTISVSKKIKSNTERNRLKKIIESIKPQNFGVIIRTVSEGRGVAEMQKDLLDLIAKWENFTKKVPSTEPSKRVWGEMDRSSTLIRDILNPDFTNVYVSTPELYDDIRSYVHDISPEMEKIVKLYKQKEPIFDHFGVEKQIKNAFGKTVNLPGGAYLVVEHTEALHVIDVNSGNRTASKENQEENALQVNKEAAKEIARQLRLRDMGGIVVIDFIDMHKPTNRKMLFDYLRELMLLDRAKHTILPPSKFGLVQITRQRVRPEMNIVTVEKCPACDGTGEIKASIVLMDDIENNLNYILREQNEKGVTLCVHPYIEAYITKGIFNLQRRWFFKYGQWIKVKAQSSYYLTEFHFISAKDEEIKL; via the coding sequence TTGGTAAAAGAATTAATTATCAATTCGACTCCTGCCGGAGTTACCATAGCGTTGATTGAAGACAAACAACTTGTTGAGCTTCACAAAGAACAAATCAATAATAACTACGCCGTAGGCGATATTTATTTAGGCCGCATTAAAAAAATTATGCCCGGCCTGAATGCTGCTTTCGTGGATGTTGGTTATGAAAAGGATGCATTTTTGCATTATTTTGATTTGGGCCCTCAGGTGCAATCTTTAATTAAGCTAACTAAGATCAAGCGTAATGGCTCGGTTACAGGCACATTATTAGATAATTTAAAGCTCGAAGCCGACATTAATAAGGCAGGCAAAATTTCTGATGTGCTGAGTAAAAACATGCTCCTGCCCGTACAAATTGCTAAAGAACCAATTTCTACCAAAGGACCGCGTTTAAGTTCCGACCTATCTATTGCCGGCAGGTATGTGGTACTGGTGCCATTCTCCAATACCATATCCGTATCAAAAAAAATCAAAAGTAATACCGAACGTAATCGTTTAAAAAAGATTATCGAAAGTATTAAACCTCAAAATTTTGGGGTTATTATCAGAACCGTTTCTGAAGGCAGAGGAGTTGCCGAAATGCAAAAAGATCTTTTAGACCTGATTGCAAAGTGGGAAAACTTCACTAAAAAAGTGCCATCAACCGAACCCTCAAAAAGAGTTTGGGGAGAAATGGACAGATCATCGACATTAATACGCGATATTCTGAACCCTGATTTTACAAACGTTTACGTAAGTACACCCGAACTGTACGACGATATCCGTTCTTATGTTCATGATATTTCTCCTGAAATGGAAAAAATTGTGAAACTGTACAAGCAGAAAGAGCCAATCTTCGATCATTTTGGTGTTGAAAAGCAGATTAAAAATGCTTTCGGTAAAACCGTAAACTTACCCGGAGGTGCTTACTTAGTTGTAGAGCACACCGAAGCACTTCACGTAATAGATGTGAATAGTGGAAACCGTACTGCCAGTAAAGAAAACCAGGAGGAAAATGCTTTACAGGTAAACAAAGAGGCGGCTAAAGAAATTGCCCGTCAATTGCGACTGCGCGACATGGGCGGTATTGTGGTAATCGATTTTATCGATATGCACAAACCAACAAACCGTAAAATGCTATTCGATTATTTGCGTGAGCTGATGCTATTGGATAGGGCCAAACACACCATTTTGCCACCGAGCAAATTTGGTTTGGTACAAATTACCAGACAACGTGTACGTCCGGAAATGAACATTGTTACGGTAGAAAAATGTCCGGCCTGCGACGGGACCGGAGAAATTAAAGCGAGTATCGTTTTAATGGATGATATTGAGAACAACCTTAATTATATTTTAAGAGAGCAGAATGAAAAAGGTGTAACATTATGTGTTCACCCATACATAGAAGCTTACATTACAAAAGGTATTTTCAACCTTCAACGCCGTTGGTTCTTTAAATATGGCCAGTGGATTAAGGTGAAGGCACAATCATCATATTACTTAACTGAGTTTCACTTCATCTCAGCAAAGGATGAAGAGATTAAATTATAA